The proteins below are encoded in one region of Halocatena salina:
- a CDS encoding isochorismate synthase, whose protein sequence is MSRLRGGESVASFEGSLVSRSIPIDPPSFQAVLQAAPAPRTVWAAPNDASIESTENDRDPTIVGSGAAAVLRADGPARFERIRNQADALVADSDTDTTWAARPRLFGGFAFHDDHEPAPPWTGFSGAQFVLPRIQITWGDDAAWLTTNAVGDAPALETRIERAHRWVSSLSATGPTADPPGIHHRERLTDRSTWRTAVTASIDRIRAGELRKVVLAQALRATLDGELSVADTLCRLRESYPDCFGFLVDATDGRYFLGATPERLVSLQGRSVHTGALAGTTGRGNTPTEDDRLARTLRESEKNAHEHDLVVNAIREQLDPFTRQITTGDRRVRRLATVQHLETPLSATLARDEHVLSLVEALHPTPAVGGLPPDRALTTIRTTEPFDRGWYAAPVGWFDTEGNGSFAVALRSTVATRDVATLFAGVGIVSDSDPDDEWDEVQLKYRPVLDALQ, encoded by the coding sequence ATGAGTCGACTCCGTGGTGGAGAGTCGGTGGCTTCGTTCGAAGGATCCTTAGTGAGCCGCTCGATACCGATCGATCCGCCGTCGTTTCAGGCTGTACTCCAAGCGGCACCCGCACCACGGACGGTGTGGGCTGCACCGAACGACGCCAGCATCGAATCCACTGAGAACGACCGAGACCCGACGATCGTCGGGAGCGGCGCAGCAGCCGTATTACGCGCTGATGGGCCGGCTCGGTTCGAGCGTATTCGGAATCAGGCGGACGCATTGGTCGCTGATAGTGATACAGACACTACATGGGCCGCCCGTCCGCGGCTGTTCGGGGGGTTTGCGTTCCACGATGATCACGAGCCTGCCCCACCATGGACGGGGTTTTCGGGCGCGCAGTTCGTCCTGCCACGGATTCAGATCACGTGGGGCGATGACGCTGCGTGGCTCACCACTAACGCAGTCGGTGACGCACCAGCGCTCGAAACGAGAATCGAACGGGCACACCGGTGGGTTTCATCACTGTCTGCGACCGGGCCGACGGCCGATCCACCAGGAATACACCACCGCGAACGTTTGACCGATCGATCGACGTGGCGAACGGCGGTTACGGCGTCGATCGACCGAATCCGTGCCGGGGAGCTCAGGAAAGTCGTTCTCGCTCAGGCGCTTCGAGCCACTCTGGATGGTGAACTTTCGGTTGCCGATACCCTCTGTCGGCTCCGTGAGTCGTATCCGGACTGTTTCGGGTTTCTCGTGGACGCGACCGACGGGCGATACTTCCTCGGAGCCACGCCAGAACGGCTCGTCTCGCTCCAAGGGCGATCGGTCCATACTGGTGCACTCGCTGGAACGACTGGCCGTGGCAACACCCCTACCGAAGACGACCGGTTGGCCCGCACATTGCGGGAGAGCGAGAAGAACGCCCACGAACACGATCTCGTCGTAAACGCCATTCGAGAACAACTCGATCCGTTCACGAGGCAGATCACCACCGGCGACCGGCGAGTGAGACGGCTTGCGACGGTACAACACCTCGAAACCCCGCTATCAGCTACGCTCGCGCGCGATGAACACGTACTGTCGCTCGTGGAGGCACTCCATCCGACGCCCGCCGTCGGTGGATTGCCACCCGATCGGGCGCTCACCACCATCCGTACGACCGAGCCGTTCGATCGAGGGTGGTACGCTGCTCCAGTCGGATGGTTCGACACCGAAGGAAACGGATCGTTCGCGGTCGCCCTTCGTTCGACCGTTGCAACCCGGGACGTGGCGACGTTGTTCGCAGGGGTTGGCATCGTCTCGGACAGCGATCCCGATGACGAGTGGGACGAGGTGCAACTGAAATACCGGCCTGTGCTCGACGCGCTGCAGTAG
- a CDS encoding sulfite oxidase-like oxidoreductase produces MECTDMTEVHKEFGGDRLPPGQRETEAFPVLSKDGVPSWDPETWQFHVDGAVKRELSLSLSEFRSLPHETQRQDFHCVTGWSRLGCEFTGVKFPTIAERAGVTDAAESVMFTALDGYTTSLPLSDCLRDDVLFAWALDGSELSEEHGGPLRVVTPHKYAYKGAKWVTGIEFLTDHERGYWEKRGYSDTANPWQENRYS; encoded by the coding sequence ATGGAGTGTACGGATATGACGGAGGTTCATAAGGAGTTCGGTGGTGATCGATTACCTCCGGGGCAACGCGAAACGGAGGCGTTTCCGGTGCTTTCGAAAGACGGTGTTCCTTCGTGGGACCCCGAGACGTGGCAGTTTCACGTAGACGGCGCAGTCAAGCGCGAGCTATCGCTGTCTCTCTCGGAGTTTCGATCGCTTCCCCACGAAACACAGCGGCAGGACTTTCACTGTGTGACGGGGTGGAGCCGCCTCGGCTGTGAGTTCACGGGGGTCAAATTCCCGACGATCGCCGAACGAGCTGGCGTAACTGACGCTGCCGAATCCGTCATGTTCACCGCGCTCGATGGGTATACGACGTCGCTACCGTTGTCTGATTGCTTGCGGGATGACGTGTTGTTCGCGTGGGCACTCGACGGATCGGAACTCTCCGAAGAACACGGTGGGCCGCTTCGGGTGGTAACACCGCACAAGTACGCCTACAAGGGCGCAAAGTGGGTCACCGGCATCGAGTTTCTGACCGACCACGAACGTGGCTACTGGGAAAAACGGGGATATTCGGACACCGCAAACCCGTGGCAGGAGAACAGATACAGTTAG
- a CDS encoding ribbon-helix-helix domain-containing protein: MPKMEITIPEHLEMQITQLVDQGEFINREEAIEDLLAAGVRAYKTSGPMDEDDQGFEDDGMMGHDDEYVF; the protein is encoded by the coding sequence ATGCCAAAGATGGAGATCACGATACCGGAACATCTCGAAATGCAGATCACGCAGTTGGTCGATCAGGGTGAGTTCATTAACCGTGAAGAGGCGATCGAGGATCTGTTGGCAGCGGGCGTACGGGCGTACAAAACGAGCGGTCCGATGGATGAAGACGATCAAGGATTCGAAGACGACGGGATGATGGGACACGACGACGAATACGTGTTCTGA
- a CDS encoding UPF0058 family protein has translation MHKDELLELHQQMVIIMEYFRGQEGINSALFDPYDGLDVSPDDVHKSKSEHKHAVFVLGNALATAMSEDEFSSAGRIGKRMQELADDAERKL, from the coding sequence ATGCATAAAGACGAGCTTCTTGAGTTACACCAGCAGATGGTGATTATCATGGAGTATTTCCGTGGACAGGAGGGCATCAACAGCGCGCTGTTCGATCCGTACGATGGTCTCGATGTCTCGCCCGATGACGTTCACAAATCGAAAAGCGAGCACAAACACGCCGTATTCGTCCTCGGGAACGCGCTTGCGACTGCGATGAGCGAAGACGAGTTTTCGAGCGCGGGACGGATCGGTAAGCGGATGCAGGAGCTCGCGGACGACGCCGAGCGGAAATTGTAG
- the pyrF gene encoding orotidine-5'-phosphate decarboxylase: MFFDRLRERIDTIDSVVCVGLDPDPGRLPDHLRDHELPRWAFNRRIIDATHEHAAAYKPNAAFYEDSKGWRALIETIAYAHGKDVPVVLDAKRADIGNTARQYATLLDDADAITANPYMGRDSVEPFLSRADKGVFLLCRTSNTGGTDLQALELAGGETVYERVATLADEWNEHDNVGLVVGATAPEELEALRSRVPALPFLVPGVGAQGGDAQAAVEFGLADGAGLVNSSRGIIFAGEGEAFADAAGNAAKRLKRRLNQHR; the protein is encoded by the coding sequence ATGTTCTTCGACCGTCTCCGCGAGCGCATCGACACGATCGACAGTGTTGTCTGTGTCGGGCTGGATCCGGATCCCGGACGACTCCCCGATCACCTGCGCGACCACGAGCTACCCAGATGGGCGTTCAACCGGCGGATCATCGACGCCACCCACGAACACGCAGCCGCCTACAAGCCCAACGCGGCCTTCTATGAGGATTCCAAGGGCTGGCGAGCGCTCATCGAGACGATCGCGTACGCCCACGGAAAGGACGTTCCTGTCGTGCTCGACGCCAAACGGGCGGATATCGGCAACACTGCGCGGCAGTACGCCACGCTACTCGACGATGCCGACGCCATCACGGCGAACCCCTACATGGGCCGAGACTCCGTCGAGCCGTTCCTATCCCGGGCTGACAAGGGAGTGTTCCTCCTCTGTCGGACGTCAAACACGGGCGGTACGGATCTCCAAGCGCTGGAACTCGCCGGTGGCGAAACGGTGTACGAGCGGGTTGCGACGCTCGCAGACGAGTGGAATGAGCACGACAACGTCGGTTTGGTCGTCGGGGCGACCGCACCGGAAGAACTAGAGGCGTTGCGTTCTCGGGTTCCGGCGCTTCCGTTTCTCGTTCCCGGCGTCGGTGCTCAGGGCGGCGACGCACAAGCGGCCGTCGAGTTCGGACTGGCCGACGGCGCGGGACTCGTCAATTCCTCGCGGGGCATCATCTTCGCCGGTGAGGGCGAAGCGTTCGCGGACGCCGCTGGCAACGCCGCGAAACGACTCAAGCGTCGGTTGAATCAACACCGGTGA
- a CDS encoding J domain-containing protein: MRTVISEYEAVVERNQLVMGLAIVFAGLAVIVALAAIAHAPVVGILALLFGTVAYFMWYQASGRLTRRLYRTVENRARSNDGRAERGGFGAGPRETRRGRTRGGFGRSRRRRTDDRRRHNRTRDNRADVVNQSGLTNAQAYDILDIDPDVEESAVKEAYREKVKDVHPDTENGSEEAFKRVNEAYERLTN; the protein is encoded by the coding sequence GTGAGAACGGTCATCAGCGAATACGAGGCGGTAGTGGAGCGTAATCAGCTCGTTATGGGGCTTGCGATCGTGTTTGCGGGGTTAGCCGTAATAGTGGCGTTAGCTGCGATCGCTCACGCCCCGGTCGTCGGCATCCTCGCGTTGCTGTTCGGTACGGTCGCGTATTTCATGTGGTATCAAGCGTCCGGGCGACTCACACGGCGGCTCTACCGGACGGTCGAGAATCGGGCGCGCTCCAACGACGGACGTGCAGAACGCGGTGGATTCGGTGCTGGTCCCCGAGAGACTCGGCGTGGACGAACTCGCGGTGGCTTTGGCCGGAGTCGGCGACGAAGGACGGACGACCGCCGCAGGCACAACCGGACGAGAGACAACCGTGCTGATGTCGTGAACCAGTCGGGCCTGACGAACGCCCAAGCCTACGATATCCTCGATATCGATCCCGACGTCGAAGAGTCAGCGGTCAAGGAGGCCTACCGCGAGAAGGTCAAAGACGTTCATCCGGACACGGAAAACGGGAGTGAAGAAGCATTCAAACGAGTGAACGAGGCGTACGAACGGCTCACGAACTGA
- a CDS encoding phosphoglycolate phosphatase: protein MQALAIDIDGTLTRADGSLDPRVIDPLRTWPDPVVVATGKALPYPVGLCEFVGIPVRIIAENGGAVYLADDDLLEFTGDRERAQRVIKRYTDEGHSLGWGSVDFVNRWRETELAVNIDQQLEPLEEIATDEGMRVFDTGYAYHVTAPTVDKGVGLRTVGTRLDIDPSSFAVIGDSENDAAMFDLAGVSYAVANGDDTAKAAADHITEATYADGMLEALEALRE, encoded by the coding sequence ATGCAAGCATTGGCAATCGACATCGACGGCACACTGACACGCGCTGACGGGTCGCTCGATCCGCGGGTGATCGATCCGCTCCGGACGTGGCCCGATCCGGTCGTCGTTGCGACTGGGAAAGCCCTCCCGTATCCGGTCGGTCTCTGTGAGTTCGTCGGCATTCCCGTCCGCATCATCGCGGAAAACGGGGGTGCGGTGTATCTCGCAGACGACGATTTGCTTGAGTTCACCGGTGATCGAGAACGCGCCCAGCGAGTGATCAAGCGATACACCGACGAAGGCCACTCGCTAGGGTGGGGATCGGTGGATTTCGTGAACCGGTGGCGAGAGACCGAACTCGCGGTCAACATCGACCAGCAACTCGAACCGCTAGAGGAGATCGCAACCGATGAGGGAATGCGGGTGTTCGATACGGGATATGCCTACCACGTGACGGCACCGACCGTCGACAAAGGGGTGGGGTTACGGACGGTGGGCACGCGGTTGGATATCGATCCGTCATCGTTTGCGGTGATCGGTGATTCGGAAAACGACGCCGCGATGTTCGATCTCGCTGGCGTGTCCTACGCCGTGGCCAATGGCGACGACACGGCCAAGGCAGCGGCCGATCACATCACTGAAGCGACGTACGCTGACGGAATGCTCGAAGCGCTCGAAGCACTCCGTGAATGA
- a CDS encoding GTPBP1 family GTP-binding protein, protein MTPDRAALDRALERGEQEGGSIEFKERLTREVHLADGRLESLVAQLRHRVLSGDGKATYVVGATDDGGLAGIAPETFSESMDVLSLLAEEAGAHIEDVQTWGVGDEGRVGIATIREGAMLDTDDEHIVVGTAGHVDHGKSTLVGSLVTGRPDDGDGDRRSFLDVQPHEVERGLSADLSYGVYGFDEDGPIRTDNPHRKQDRAQVVGAADRLVSFVDTVGHEPWLRTTIRGLVGQKLDYGLLTIAADDGPTKTTREHLGILLATELPTVVAITKADIVSEDRVREVERSVERLLRDADRSPLSIERHGVEAAIEEISETVVPIVTTSAVTMDGLSVLDELFERLPKTADGTGEFSMYIDRTYKVTGVGAVVSGTIRSGTVAAGDELQIGPMTDGSFRDVEVRSIEMHYHRVDEVDAGRIVGIALKGIDESAIKRGMVLLPRTADPTPVREFDAEVMVLNHPTRINDGYEPVVHVETVSEAAAFYPSDRQLLPGDTGQARVRFKFRPYVIEEGQRFVFREGRSKGVGTITDVSEG, encoded by the coding sequence ATGACCCCTGACCGGGCCGCGCTCGATCGAGCACTTGAGCGCGGAGAGCAGGAGGGCGGCAGCATCGAGTTCAAGGAACGGCTCACGCGGGAGGTACATCTCGCTGACGGTCGACTCGAAAGTCTCGTCGCACAACTGCGCCACCGCGTTCTTTCTGGTGATGGGAAAGCGACGTATGTGGTCGGTGCGACTGACGATGGCGGTCTCGCTGGTATCGCTCCGGAGACGTTTTCCGAATCGATGGACGTGCTTTCATTGCTCGCCGAGGAAGCCGGAGCGCACATCGAAGACGTACAGACGTGGGGTGTCGGCGATGAGGGTCGGGTCGGCATCGCCACGATACGGGAGGGTGCGATGCTCGATACTGACGACGAGCACATCGTGGTCGGCACTGCAGGCCACGTCGACCACGGCAAAAGCACGCTCGTCGGATCGCTCGTCACGGGACGCCCCGACGACGGTGACGGTGATCGACGGAGCTTCTTGGACGTTCAACCCCACGAGGTCGAGCGCGGGCTGTCGGCAGATCTGTCGTATGGCGTCTACGGATTCGATGAAGACGGGCCGATACGGACGGACAACCCCCACCGGAAGCAGGACCGCGCGCAGGTCGTCGGAGCCGCAGACCGATTGGTGTCGTTCGTCGACACAGTGGGTCACGAGCCGTGGCTCCGGACGACGATTCGTGGTCTCGTCGGCCAGAAGCTCGATTATGGACTGTTGACGATCGCGGCCGACGACGGTCCGACCAAAACGACGCGTGAACACCTCGGCATTCTGCTTGCAACCGAGCTACCGACAGTCGTTGCCATCACGAAGGCCGACATCGTCTCCGAGGACCGCGTTCGGGAGGTCGAACGCTCGGTTGAGCGGCTGTTGCGAGACGCCGATCGCTCGCCGCTATCGATCGAACGCCACGGCGTCGAAGCAGCGATCGAGGAAATCTCCGAAACGGTGGTGCCTATCGTTACGACCAGTGCTGTCACCATGGACGGTCTCTCTGTACTCGATGAACTGTTCGAGCGGCTGCCCAAAACCGCAGACGGGACCGGCGAGTTCTCGATGTATATCGATCGCACGTACAAAGTTACGGGTGTCGGAGCCGTCGTCTCCGGAACGATCCGATCTGGAACTGTCGCCGCAGGCGACGAGCTTCAGATCGGACCGATGACTGATGGTTCGTTCCGCGACGTCGAAGTTCGATCGATAGAGATGCATTACCACCGCGTCGACGAGGTTGATGCGGGTCGTATCGTCGGGATCGCGCTCAAAGGCATCGACGAGAGCGCGATCAAACGCGGGATGGTACTGCTGCCGCGGACTGCCGATCCGACACCAGTCAGGGAGTTCGATGCTGAAGTGATGGTGTTAAACCACCCGACGCGCATCAACGACGGCTACGAACCTGTCGTCCACGTCGAAACGGTGAGTGAAGCGGCTGCGTTCTACCCCTCGGATCGCCAACTGCTTCCAGGCGACACCGGTCAGGCGCGCGTGCGATTCAAATTCAGACCGTACGTGATCGAAGAAGGCCAACGGTTCGTGTTCCGTGAAGGTCGGAGCAAAGGTGTGGGAACGATCACTGACGTGTCTGAAGGTTAA
- a CDS encoding helix-turn-helix domain-containing protein: MTQKYQNDNTSPNAPKERATLVTAHLPAEEIALRETFSAVPDLSFECVQIVASGNQTVLPLLWLTTDDYPALNTALEDDPSVVSARELLQADGRRLYRFEWSDDVCLTFRVLLDVETVLLDGYGDDSRWTFELLFPTRDALGRTCDRCQLYDVTYSIERIQGIENDDGNTPRPTNLGLTAQQYEAIATAYEHGYFTVPRQITLDELATHLDISHQALSERLRRAHDTLIGESLRNPCLGFGLSPDMATNASSETIEHRSEEGANSAPDSERPETPISDRFRS, translated from the coding sequence ATGACTCAGAAATACCAAAATGATAACACGTCGCCGAACGCACCCAAAGAGCGCGCGACACTCGTCACGGCGCACCTCCCCGCCGAGGAGATCGCGCTCCGAGAAACGTTTTCGGCCGTTCCAGACCTCTCATTCGAGTGCGTTCAGATCGTTGCATCGGGCAACCAAACGGTATTACCGTTGTTGTGGCTCACGACGGATGACTACCCGGCTCTCAATACCGCCTTGGAAGACGACCCGAGTGTCGTATCAGCCCGAGAGTTGCTTCAGGCCGACGGCCGGCGACTCTATCGGTTCGAATGGAGTGACGACGTGTGTTTGACGTTCCGGGTGCTTCTTGATGTGGAGACAGTGCTTCTCGATGGATACGGTGATGATAGTCGCTGGACGTTCGAACTGCTGTTTCCTACACGGGATGCGCTTGGACGCACCTGCGATCGCTGTCAGCTGTACGATGTCACCTATTCGATTGAACGCATTCAAGGGATCGAAAACGACGACGGCAACACCCCCCGTCCGACCAATCTCGGACTCACGGCCCAACAGTACGAAGCGATCGCAACGGCCTACGAACACGGCTATTTCACGGTTCCCAGACAGATCACGCTCGACGAGCTCGCAACACACCTCGACATCTCCCATCAAGCGCTGTCGGAACGACTCCGGCGAGCGCACGATACACTCATCGGCGAAAGTCTCAGAAACCCTTGTCTCGGATTCGGTCTCTCTCCAGACATGGCTACCAACGCCAGTAGCGAGACGATCGAGCATCGTTCCGAAGAAGGTGCAAATTCTGCACCCGATTCGGAACGGCCAGAGACACCCATCTCGGATCGCTTCCGATCGTAG